The Claveliimonas bilis genome window below encodes:
- a CDS encoding elongation factor G, with protein MKVYRTDEIRNVVLLGHGGCGKTSLVEAMAYVSGATSRMGKVADGNTISDFDKEEQKRGFSISTTLVPIEWEKAKINILDTPGYFDFVGEVEEAVSAADAAVIVVSGKAGVEVGTEKAWALCDKYNLPRMVYVTEMDVDDASFREVVQQLTDRYGKVIAPHFQPIRENEKLVGYVNVIKNAGRRYTGIGQREECEIPDYCKPNLEIYREKLLEAVAETSEEFMERYFAGEEFSIEEIRAAMRTEVMDGDIVPVAMGSNIQAQGVANLLSDIVRFFPSPDCRKCAGLNKTTNEIFEADYNFSAAKSAYVFKTMVDPFIGKYSFVKVCSGVLKGDDVLYNTTSETEEKLGKIYTMCGNKPVEVSEMFAGDIGAIAKLSSTKTGDTLSAKSSQIVYGKTDYSKPYTYMKYVVKNKGDEDKVSQALQKMMAEDVTLRAVNDSENRQSLIYGMGDQHLEVVASKLLARYKCEITLETPKVAFRETIRKKSDVDTKYKKQSGGHGQYGHVKMRFEPSGDLETPYVFEEEVVGGAVPKNYFPAVEKGLQESVLKGPLAGYPVVGVKAVLYDGSYHPVDSSEMAFKTATIQAFKKGFMEAGPVLLEPIASVKVTVPDEYTGDIMGDLNKRRGRVLGMNPVSGGYQVVEADVPMTGLFGYCTNLRSMTGGRGTYEYEFARYEQAPSDVQEAEIAKRAAEEA; from the coding sequence ATGAAGGTTTACAGAACGGACGAAATCAGGAACGTGGTTCTTTTGGGACACGGAGGATGCGGAAAGACAAGCCTTGTTGAGGCAATGGCTTACGTATCGGGAGCCACCAGCCGTATGGGAAAGGTAGCCGACGGCAATACGATCAGTGATTTTGATAAAGAGGAACAGAAGCGGGGATTTTCTATCAGCACAACACTGGTACCCATCGAGTGGGAAAAAGCAAAGATCAATATTCTGGATACGCCGGGATATTTCGACTTTGTCGGAGAAGTGGAGGAAGCGGTCAGTGCAGCTGACGCCGCAGTTATTGTTGTTTCCGGAAAAGCAGGTGTAGAGGTAGGAACGGAGAAGGCCTGGGCACTCTGCGATAAATACAATCTGCCCCGCATGGTTTATGTGACAGAGATGGATGTGGATGATGCCAGCTTCCGTGAAGTGGTACAGCAGCTGACAGACCGGTATGGAAAGGTGATCGCGCCTCATTTTCAGCCGATCCGCGAAAATGAAAAGTTAGTAGGCTATGTAAATGTTATCAAGAATGCAGGAAGACGTTATACAGGCATCGGCCAGAGAGAAGAGTGCGAGATTCCGGATTACTGTAAACCAAACCTGGAAATCTACAGGGAAAAACTTCTTGAAGCAGTAGCAGAGACAAGTGAAGAATTTATGGAACGGTATTTTGCCGGAGAAGAATTTTCAATAGAAGAAATCAGGGCGGCAATGCGTACTGAGGTTATGGACGGCGATATTGTTCCGGTGGCAATGGGATCCAATATTCAGGCACAGGGAGTTGCCAACCTCCTTTCTGATATTGTTCGTTTCTTCCCAAGCCCGGACTGCAGAAAATGTGCGGGACTCAACAAAACAACAAATGAGATCTTTGAAGCAGACTACAATTTTTCCGCAGCAAAGAGCGCGTATGTATTTAAAACAATGGTGGATCCGTTTATCGGTAAATATTCCTTCGTTAAAGTATGCTCCGGCGTTCTGAAGGGAGATGATGTTCTCTACAATACTACTTCAGAGACAGAGGAAAAACTTGGAAAGATCTATACAATGTGCGGAAACAAGCCGGTTGAGGTAAGCGAGATGTTTGCCGGAGACATCGGCGCCATCGCAAAGCTTTCCAGCACAAAGACCGGGGATACACTGTCCGCGAAATCCAGTCAGATCGTATACGGAAAGACAGATTATTCCAAACCATATACATATATGAAGTATGTAGTGAAAAATAAAGGCGACGAGGACAAAGTATCACAGGCGCTGCAGAAAATGATGGCAGAGGATGTTACGCTTCGCGCAGTCAATGACAGCGAAAACCGGCAGAGCCTGATCTATGGTATGGGAGATCAGCACCTGGAGGTAGTTGCAAGCAAGCTCCTTGCAAGGTATAAATGCGAGATTACTCTGGAGACGCCGAAGGTTGCTTTCCGGGAAACTATCCGTAAAAAATCCGATGTTGATACAAAGTATAAGAAACAGTCCGGAGGACACGGACAGTATGGACATGTTAAAATGCGTTTTGAGCCGTCCGGCGATCTGGAGACTCCTTATGTATTTGAAGAAGAAGTAGTTGGAGGCGCTGTTCCGAAGAACTACTTCCCGGCAGTAGAGAAGGGACTGCAGGAATCTGTCCTGAAAGGACCTCTGGCAGGATATCCTGTTGTAGGCGTGAAGGCAGTTCTCTATGACGGATCTTACCATCCTGTAGATTCTTCAGAAATGGCGTTCAAGACAGCAACGATCCAGGCATTTAAGAAAGGTTTCATGGAGGCAGGCCCCGTTCTGCTTGAGCCGATCGCTTCTGTGAAGGTCACAGTCCCGGATGAGTATACCGGAGATATTATGGGTGATCTGAATAAGAGAAGAGGCCGTGTGCTTGGTATGAACCCGGTAAGCGGCGGTTATCAGGTAGTTGAAGCAGATGTGCCGATGACAGGTCTGTTCGGATATTGTACAAATCTTCGTTCCATGACAGGCGGACGCGGTACGTATGAGTATGAATTTGCCCGCTATGAGCAGGCCCCGTCTGATGTACAGGAAGCAGAGATTGCAAAGAGAGCTGCAGAAGAGGCATAA
- a CDS encoding prephenate dehydrogenase, whose translation MNEFTHSFLSSAEVRRKKIGFIGLGLIGGSIARAIRQYYPEYTITAFDKNKETLALATQESVIDVAAVHIDDSFRGCDYIFLCAPVSYNNAYLKQVACYLKEGCILTDVGSVKTSIHQEIKKLKLGKYFIGGHPMAGSEKSGYTNSKAMLIENAYYILTPAQEVPEEKISEFQNFIESLKALPVVLDYHLHDQITAAISHLPHIIASTLVCLVRDADTPDELMKQLAAGGFKDITRIASSSPTMWQHICLKNKENISHILEQYISVLEEAKASVDEGDEQALYHLFDSSRNYRNSIPGGSSGPIKKVFAVYCDIIDEAGGIATIATILASNNINLKNIGIIHNREFEEGVLRIEFYDDASSRKASELLQKYRYIVYER comes from the coding sequence ATGAATGAATTTACACACTCCTTTTTATCGTCTGCTGAGGTAAGACGCAAAAAAATCGGTTTTATCGGACTTGGGCTGATCGGCGGCTCCATTGCCCGGGCAATCCGGCAGTATTATCCGGAATATACCATTACCGCATTTGACAAAAACAAAGAAACGCTGGCACTTGCTACCCAGGAGTCTGTGATCGACGTTGCCGCCGTTCATATTGACGACAGTTTCCGGGGATGCGACTATATTTTCTTATGCGCCCCTGTTTCCTATAATAATGCTTATCTTAAGCAGGTTGCCTGTTATCTGAAAGAGGGATGCATTCTGACGGATGTAGGCAGCGTGAAGACAAGCATCCATCAGGAAATTAAAAAACTGAAATTAGGGAAGTATTTCATTGGCGGACATCCTATGGCCGGCTCTGAAAAAAGCGGATATACCAATTCCAAGGCAATGCTGATCGAAAATGCCTACTATATCCTGACTCCTGCCCAGGAAGTCCCTGAAGAGAAGATTTCGGAATTTCAGAATTTTATTGAAAGCCTGAAGGCGCTGCCGGTTGTGCTGGACTATCATCTCCATGATCAGATCACAGCCGCTATCAGCCACCTTCCCCACATTATCGCCTCCACCCTCGTCTGCCTGGTAAGAGATGCAGATACGCCGGATGAGCTGATGAAACAGCTGGCAGCCGGAGGTTTTAAAGATATCACGCGGATCGCCTCCTCCTCGCCTACCATGTGGCAGCATATCTGTCTGAAAAACAAAGAGAATATCTCTCATATTCTGGAACAGTATATTTCTGTACTGGAAGAGGCAAAAGCATCGGTAGACGAAGGGGATGAACAGGCCCTTTACCATCTTTTCGACAGTTCAAGGAATTATAGAAATTCGATTCCCGGCGGATCATCAGGACCCATCAAAAAAGTATTTGCCGTTTACTGTGATATCATTGACGAAGCCGGAGGGATTGCAACAATTGCCACCATTCTTGCTTCCAATAACATCAACCTGAAAAACATCGGCATCATTCACAACCGCGAATTTGAAGAAGGGGTTCTGCGCATAGAATTTTACGATGACGCCTCCTCAAGAAAGGCGTCGGAACTTCTGCAGAAATACAGGTATATTGTTTATGAACGGTAA
- the aroA gene encoding 3-phosphoshikimate 1-carboxyvinyltransferase: MNGKFTHNQLITPAMHPLSGTIRIPGDKSISHRAVMLGAIAKGTTRIQGFLPGADCLSTIECFQKMGIRIEYADSSSVRSDNSFSPELLVHGQGLHGLKQPDGPLYTGNSGTTTRLISGILAGQDFSCILTGDDSLNRRPMNRIIEPLSQMGASIKSISGNGCAPLGISPGKLHGIRYNSKVASAQVKSAVLLAGLYADSPTEVTEPALSRNHTESMLSGFGADVSSHQNENGSWCASIQPCRELFAQDIQVPGDISSAAYFIAAALLIPGSRLLIKNTGINPTRAGILKICREMGADITCINQHVSAGEPTADLLVNYSPLHGTAIGGSDIPTLIDELPVIAVLAAYAKGTTVISDAAELKVKESNRIDSITRGLQAMGADVIPTDDGMIIHGGKALRGAAIDSFLDHRIAMAFTVAALAAEGETIIQNAQCVDVSYPGFYDEICSLGRNTF; this comes from the coding sequence ATGAACGGTAAGTTTACACACAATCAGTTGATCACTCCCGCAATGCACCCGCTGTCCGGAACTATCCGCATTCCCGGCGATAAATCTATTTCTCACCGCGCCGTTATGCTGGGCGCCATTGCAAAGGGAACCACAAGGATACAGGGATTTCTGCCCGGAGCGGACTGCCTGTCTACAATAGAATGTTTTCAGAAAATGGGGATACGTATAGAATATGCAGACTCTTCCAGCGTACGTTCCGACAATTCTTTTTCACCGGAACTTCTTGTACATGGCCAGGGGCTCCATGGATTGAAGCAGCCGGATGGACCTTTGTATACGGGAAACAGCGGAACAACTACCCGGCTGATCTCCGGTATTCTGGCAGGACAGGATTTCAGCTGCATTTTGACAGGGGACGACTCTCTGAACCGGCGGCCGATGAATCGGATCATCGAGCCTCTGTCCCAGATGGGCGCTTCTATTAAAAGCATTTCCGGAAATGGCTGTGCGCCCCTTGGCATCTCCCCCGGAAAGCTTCATGGGATCCGGTATAACTCCAAAGTTGCATCTGCCCAGGTAAAATCTGCCGTCCTTCTGGCCGGGCTGTATGCAGACTCCCCCACAGAGGTGACAGAGCCCGCGCTTTCCCGAAATCATACGGAATCCATGCTGTCCGGCTTTGGTGCCGACGTTTCCTCGCATCAAAATGAGAATGGTTCCTGGTGCGCCTCCATCCAGCCCTGCCGGGAACTTTTTGCCCAGGATATCCAGGTACCCGGAGACATTTCCTCAGCAGCCTATTTCATTGCTGCTGCCCTTCTGATCCCCGGCTCCCGGCTTCTTATCAAAAACACCGGGATCAATCCCACCCGGGCCGGCATCCTGAAAATATGCAGGGAAATGGGCGCTGACATCACCTGCATCAATCAGCATGTTTCTGCCGGTGAGCCTACCGCTGATCTGCTGGTAAACTACTCTCCTCTTCACGGCACAGCCATTGGCGGATCTGATATCCCTACTCTCATTGACGAGCTGCCGGTTATCGCTGTTCTTGCAGCATACGCCAAAGGTACCACTGTCATCTCCGATGCCGCTGAACTGAAAGTCAAAGAAAGCAACCGGATCGACAGCATCACCCGCGGACTTCAGGCTATGGGCGCTGATGTCATTCCCACTGATGACGGCATGATCATCCACGGCGGAAAAGCATTGAGGGGCGCCGCAATCGACAGCTTCCTTGATCACCGGATTGCCATGGCATTTACAGTGGCGGCCCTTGCAGCGGAAGGGGAGACCATTATACAAAACGCCCAGTGCGTGGACGTTTCCTATCCGGGATTTTATGATGAAATATGCAGTTTGGGACGTAACACTTTTTAA
- a CDS encoding SpoIIE family protein phosphatase, translated as MSVRVDIAWKSLNKHHEELCGDKVEILKTKDSDIVILADGMGSGVKANILATLTSKILGTMLLNGAAIDSCVETIASTLPVCKVREVAYATFSILQIFHDGSAYLVEFDNPSCVFIRDKKIVDYPYEERMIEDKKIREYRFQVQLNDCFVLMSDGVIYAGVGELLNFGWTWESMAEYTLKCTKETLSASRLAAMLSQACFELYGEKPGDDTTVAVTRVIERRIVNIFTGPPTNKEDDEQVIHDFMKNEGKKVVCGGTSANIAARVLKKEIITSLDYADPSVPPTATIEGLDLVTEGVLTIGKALGLLKRYEQDDFDEEFFDELDGKSGAAKLAKLLIEECTDLHLFVGKSLNPAHQSSNLPFDLSVRMNLVEQLKECAEHLGKSVTVKYY; from the coding sequence ATGAGCGTTCGTGTTGATATAGCGTGGAAGAGTCTGAATAAACACCATGAGGAGCTGTGTGGAGATAAGGTTGAGATTCTGAAAACAAAGGATTCAGATATTGTGATCCTGGCAGATGGCATGGGAAGCGGAGTAAAAGCCAATATTCTGGCAACTTTGACGTCTAAAATCCTCGGCACCATGCTTCTGAATGGAGCGGCCATTGATTCCTGTGTGGAGACCATCGCGAGTACGCTGCCGGTCTGTAAAGTGAGAGAAGTTGCCTATGCCACCTTCAGTATTCTGCAGATTTTCCATGATGGAAGTGCGTATCTGGTAGAATTTGACAATCCTTCCTGCGTTTTTATCCGGGATAAAAAAATCGTGGATTATCCATATGAGGAACGGATGATCGAGGACAAGAAGATCAGGGAATATCGGTTTCAGGTACAGTTAAACGACTGCTTTGTGCTGATGAGCGACGGCGTGATCTATGCGGGAGTCGGCGAGCTTTTGAATTTCGGATGGACATGGGAAAGCATGGCTGAATATACACTGAAATGCACGAAAGAGACATTATCCGCATCCCGGCTTGCCGCAATGCTGTCGCAGGCCTGCTTTGAGCTGTATGGCGAGAAGCCGGGAGATGATACGACAGTAGCAGTGACTCGTGTGATCGAACGGAGAATTGTGAATATTTTTACCGGTCCTCCAACCAATAAAGAGGACGATGAACAGGTGATTCATGATTTTATGAAAAACGAAGGGAAAAAAGTTGTCTGCGGAGGTACAAGTGCCAATATTGCTGCCAGAGTCCTGAAAAAGGAGATCATTACATCACTGGATTATGCAGATCCGAGCGTTCCGCCTACAGCGACGATCGAAGGTCTGGATCTGGTGACGGAAGGGGTTCTTACCATCGGTAAAGCATTGGGACTTTTGAAAAGATATGAGCAGGATGATTTTGATGAAGAATTTTTCGATGAACTGGACGGAAAAAGCGGAGCGGCAAAGCTGGCCAAGCTTTTAATCGAAGAATGTACGGATCTTCACCTCTTTGTGGGGAAATCTTTGAATCCGGCACATCAAAGCTCTAATCTTCCTTTTGATCTGAGTGTTCGGATGAATCTTGTGGAACAGCTGAAAGAATGTGCGGAACATTTGGGGAAAAGTGTGACAGTGAAGTATTATTAA
- a CDS encoding [Fe-Fe] hydrogenase large subunit C-terminal domain-containing protein translates to MRVIDFKDASCRHCYKCVRHCEVKAISVQNAQAHIMKDHCINCGHCLEVCPQNAKKFASDMDRVVGYLRQNMKVIISIAPSYLGVLDYDKPGQVVSALKKLGFYEVRETAEGAALVTKEYRRLLKEGKMTNIITTCCPSVNDLIEKYYPELVPLMAPVVSPMIAHGRLIRQIYGDDVKVVFLGPCIAKKEEAEGDERVSGAIDAILTFEEIVKWWEREGINPKECPSEPLGNPSPKVNQLYPVGGGIIKSIRASSVEDNYYKVSVDGLTACMELFDELKKNEIENCFFEVNVCEGGCIKGPASDKWQRSVVRAKMDVEDQAVYREEASEIDGSGVDMEKIFMDRRVTDMEPTEEQMEEVLHAMGKYTKEDELNCGACGYPSCRAKAKAVFQKKAEIGMCLPHAVAQAESMSNIVMDVTPSMILIIDKELRIRECNKKAQKMLGVSREEALERYIFEFIEPEDIVQVLDTKEQIIRKKVSLDASEMMVVESIIYIDHLESVLVTYQDVTKEEKAREQHYHLKMETVEMAQKVIDKQMMVAQEIAGLLGETTAETKVTLSKLRDSILFEEEE, encoded by the coding sequence ATGCGGGTTATAGATTTTAAGGATGCAAGCTGCAGACATTGCTATAAATGTGTACGTCACTGCGAGGTAAAGGCAATCTCCGTGCAGAATGCCCAGGCTCATATTATGAAAGACCACTGTATCAACTGCGGGCATTGTCTGGAAGTCTGTCCCCAGAATGCGAAGAAATTTGCAAGTGATATGGACCGGGTTGTAGGCTATCTTCGGCAGAATATGAAGGTTATCATTTCTATTGCGCCTTCCTATCTGGGAGTGCTGGACTATGACAAGCCGGGACAGGTTGTATCGGCCCTGAAAAAGCTTGGATTTTATGAAGTGAGAGAAACGGCGGAAGGAGCGGCCCTGGTAACAAAAGAATATCGCCGGCTCTTAAAAGAGGGAAAGATGACCAACATTATCACAACATGCTGTCCCAGTGTAAACGATCTGATCGAGAAATATTACCCTGAGCTTGTTCCTTTGATGGCGCCGGTGGTATCGCCTATGATCGCTCATGGACGCCTGATCCGGCAGATTTACGGGGATGATGTGAAAGTTGTATTTCTGGGTCCCTGTATTGCCAAAAAAGAGGAAGCGGAAGGTGATGAAAGAGTAAGCGGGGCTATTGACGCTATTCTTACCTTTGAAGAAATTGTAAAGTGGTGGGAAAGGGAAGGAATCAACCCGAAAGAGTGTCCAAGCGAGCCTCTTGGCAACCCGAGTCCGAAAGTAAATCAGCTGTATCCTGTAGGAGGGGGTATTATCAAATCCATTCGGGCAAGTTCCGTGGAGGATAATTACTATAAAGTTTCTGTAGACGGACTTACTGCATGTATGGAACTTTTTGATGAATTGAAAAAGAATGAGATTGAAAACTGCTTTTTTGAGGTGAATGTCTGTGAAGGAGGGTGCATAAAAGGGCCTGCATCCGATAAATGGCAGCGGTCTGTGGTCCGAGCAAAGATGGACGTAGAGGATCAGGCGGTTTACCGGGAGGAAGCAAGTGAGATCGATGGCAGCGGCGTGGACATGGAGAAAATATTTATGGACCGCCGTGTGACAGATATGGAGCCGACAGAAGAGCAGATGGAAGAAGTGCTGCACGCTATGGGAAAATACACCAAAGAAGATGAGCTGAACTGCGGGGCATGCGGTTATCCAAGCTGTCGTGCAAAGGCGAAAGCAGTTTTTCAGAAAAAAGCAGAGATCGGCATGTGTCTGCCCCATGCAGTTGCACAGGCAGAGTCTATGTCCAATATTGTTATGGATGTGACGCCCAGTATGATACTGATCATTGATAAAGAGCTTCGGATCCGGGAATGTAATAAAAAAGCCCAGAAGATGCTGGGGGTATCCAGAGAAGAGGCGCTGGAGCGGTATATTTTTGAATTTATTGAGCCGGAGGATATCGTTCAGGTATTGGATACAAAGGAACAGATCATACGAAAGAAAGTCAGCCTGGATGCGTCGGAAATGATGGTAGTAGAGAGCATTATTTATATTGACCATCTGGAATCCGTTCTTGTGACTTACCAGGATGTGACAAAAGAAGAAAAGGCAAGGGAACAGCATTACCATTTGAAGATGGAGACAGTGGAGATGGCGCAGAAAGTCATTGACAAACAGATGATGGTTGCGCAGGAGATTGCAGGGCTTCTTGGAGAAACAACGGCAGAGACAAAGGTAACGCTGTCAAAGCTTAGGGATTCCATTTTATTTGAAGAGGAAGAATGA
- a CDS encoding (2Fe-2S) ferredoxin domain-containing protein — protein MKIKICIGSSCHLRGSETVVKRIQELVKEQGMDEQIELGGSFCMGKCSRKVSVKVDDEIYHIGPEEVDEFFFKIIGKEE, from the coding sequence ATGAAGATTAAAATTTGTATTGGAAGTTCCTGTCATTTGCGGGGATCAGAGACTGTAGTAAAAAGGATACAGGAACTGGTAAAAGAACAGGGAATGGATGAACAGATTGAACTGGGAGGATCTTTTTGCATGGGAAAGTGCTCCAGGAAAGTCAGTGTGAAAGTGGATGATGAGATTTACCATATCGGGCCGGAAGAGGTGGATGAGTTCTTTTTTAAGATCATAGGAAAGGAGGAGTGA
- a CDS encoding CapA family protein, translating to MSELKRHRKKQKRRKSRHLLAGSSAFYAGVFSCIAAAIVVSALLSVYFPTAAKPEKGKPKAVEVSAEPSTAKKPASITYTAAGDIILHKPFLESPVYLDSQDGTYDYTSIFTYCKDLLSEADYTSVTFEGSLVDGSNGYSGYPMFQGPDALADALAASGIDMVNLASNHVYDAAEEGFLRTLDVIKQKNLIPCGVRSSEEENRYTIQDIGGIKVGIISYVYETTEAGGAPSINGIPLSDSASALINSFDYNDLDSFYTELQDSLEAMEKDGAEYTIAYMHWGTEYQTQQSQQQEEIAQKLCDLGIDVLIGSHPHVIQPVDLLTSTNGEHQMVCAYAIGNFLSNQQKEYMQAEMPTGETEDGYVLSLSIDRDKKGNISLTDAVFTPTWVYRFDDVGAQFYILPVNDPAALETSTGISGISAEAQESASRTGAIINEGVEKVRAALPIRS from the coding sequence ATGTCGGAATTGAAACGTCACAGAAAAAAACAAAAAAGGAGAAAGTCCAGACATCTGCTGGCCGGAAGCTCGGCATTCTATGCCGGTGTTTTCTCCTGTATTGCTGCAGCCATTGTTGTTTCAGCCCTTCTGTCTGTCTATTTTCCGACTGCAGCAAAACCGGAAAAGGGAAAGCCCAAGGCAGTGGAAGTATCCGCAGAGCCTTCCACCGCCAAAAAACCGGCTTCTATCACTTATACAGCCGCCGGAGACATTATTCTCCACAAACCGTTTCTGGAATCTCCCGTTTATCTGGATTCCCAGGACGGGACCTATGATTACACATCCATTTTCACCTACTGCAAAGATCTCCTGTCAGAGGCCGACTATACCTCTGTCACCTTTGAAGGTTCTCTTGTAGATGGAAGTAACGGCTACAGCGGATACCCTATGTTTCAGGGTCCTGACGCCCTGGCCGACGCTCTGGCAGCAAGCGGGATCGATATGGTAAATCTTGCCAGCAATCATGTATATGATGCAGCAGAAGAAGGTTTTCTGCGTACATTGGATGTAATAAAGCAGAAAAATCTTATCCCCTGCGGTGTCCGGTCTTCCGAAGAGGAAAACAGATATACTATTCAGGATATCGGCGGGATCAAAGTCGGCATCATCAGTTATGTATATGAGACAACCGAAGCGGGCGGGGCTCCATCCATTAACGGCATTCCCTTGTCCGACAGCGCTTCCGCTCTGATCAATTCTTTCGATTACAATGATCTGGACAGTTTCTATACAGAACTTCAGGATTCTTTGGAGGCAATGGAAAAAGACGGAGCTGAATATACTATCGCTTATATGCATTGGGGCACTGAGTACCAGACGCAACAGTCCCAGCAACAGGAGGAGATTGCACAGAAATTATGTGATCTGGGGATTGACGTTCTGATCGGCAGTCATCCTCATGTCATTCAGCCGGTAGATCTTCTCACAAGCACGAACGGAGAACACCAGATGGTATGCGCCTACGCCATCGGCAACTTTCTTTCCAATCAGCAAAAAGAATATATGCAGGCCGAAATGCCCACAGGCGAGACAGAGGATGGATATGTTCTCAGTCTTTCTATCGACAGAGATAAAAAAGGCAATATTTCTCTGACTGACGCTGTTTTCACTCCTACCTGGGTCTATCGCTTTGATGATGTGGGAGCACAGTTTTATATCCTTCCTGTCAACGATCCGGCTGCCCTGGAAACTTCAACCGGCATTTCCGGCATTTCAGCGGAAGCCCAGGAGTCTGCCAGCCGCACCGGGGCTATCATTAACGAAGGAGTGGAAAAAGTAAGAGCAGCTCTTCCCATCAGAAGTTAA
- a CDS encoding HAD family hydrolase: MKNYQYFLFDLDGTVTDPGEGITNSVMYALQKFGIHERDRRKLYRFIGPPLADSFREFYGFSADEAKKGIRFYREYYSKKGIFENKLYPGIEDVLKRMKEDGKTLVLATSKPEFFAGQILEYFHLDSYFTFVAGATMDENRVKKGDVIAYALEQCSITDKRKALMIGDRKHDIQGAKENGLDSMGVLYGYGSREELETAGADYLAETVEDIYGSV; encoded by the coding sequence ATGAAGAATTATCAGTATTTTTTGTTTGATCTGGACGGAACGGTGACAGACCCGGGAGAGGGAATTACCAATTCTGTTATGTATGCACTGCAAAAATTCGGAATCCATGAGAGGGACAGAAGGAAACTCTATCGATTTATCGGCCCCCCGCTGGCAGATTCCTTCCGGGAGTTTTATGGATTTTCGGCGGACGAGGCGAAAAAAGGGATCAGGTTTTACCGGGAATATTACAGCAAAAAAGGAATATTTGAGAATAAGCTTTATCCGGGAATAGAAGATGTGTTGAAGAGAATGAAGGAAGACGGCAAAACGCTGGTGCTGGCCACCTCAAAACCGGAATTTTTTGCAGGCCAGATTCTGGAATACTTTCACCTGGACAGCTATTTTACGTTTGTTGCCGGGGCTACTATGGATGAAAATCGTGTGAAAAAGGGAGATGTGATCGCCTATGCCCTGGAGCAGTGCAGTATTACAGATAAAAGAAAAGCACTCATGATCGGCGACAGGAAGCATGATATCCAGGGGGCGAAAGAAAACGGCCTTGACAGTATGGGCGTGCTGTACGGATACGGAAGCAGGGAAGAACTGGAGACGGCCGGGGCGGATTACCTTGCGGAAACAGTGGAAGATATTTACGGCAGCGTATAA